A single window of Triplophysa rosa linkage group LG2, Trosa_1v2, whole genome shotgun sequence DNA harbors:
- the LOC130549994 gene encoding uncharacterized protein LOC130549994, which yields MLKICDCPSKQSSTAIAKKMVAKYPTSLQDVIEGDIVGTGYHSLVKQFQNRVENVKRSYVPKVKKRSRTEDSDTDEIPAEKKAAVQDTYGCVSWELKFLPLNETEESQLDKRQQMKMISKTSTVDPEVVGTLLKATYYTQRQDINKGTSMQQLCENWPFLFQEFGMCAHFKQLTGIDLKEMFLNSLDKKGQRLLNFLKTVGGDRKKQVLQAAAKLEVMRGQIEGCSEDFKDMVLLLLAYFDDKEEMMFHYVEECCSVEDVELDKLPATPCIIVCGSSCYTSKLLMLSIDQRITTAHISTFISAICIMFGSYYCFNIHYPLELGSTLEFLQRCFFGINPEKGTKVEWRKNKEQLPVNPRVLTLIADLADYEWRAD from the exons ATGTTGAAGATATGTGACTGTCCCAGTAAACAAAGTTCAACAGCCATTGCCAAGAAGATGGTGGCAAAATACCCAACATCGTTGCAGGATGTTATCGAAGGTGATATAGTTGGTACAGGGTATCATTCGCTGGTGAAACAGTTTCAGAATCgtgtagaaaatgtaaaaagatcCTATGTGCCAAAAGTCAAGAAACGCAGCAGAACCGAAGACTCTGACACAGATGAGATTCCTGCTGAAAAAAAGGCAGCCGTTCAAGACACTTACGGATGTGTGAGTTGGGAATTGAAATTTTTGCCGCTCAATGAGACTGAAGAGAGCCAGTTGGATAAACGACAACAAATGAAGATGATATCTAAAACATCAACTGTTGACCCAGAAGTAGTTGGCACCCTTTTAAAAGCAACATACTACACACAACGCCAAGACATAAACAAGGGTACAAGCATGCAACAGCTTTGTGAgaactggccttttttattCCAAGAGTTTGGTATGTGTGCACACTTCAAGCAGCTAACTGGAATTGATCTGAAGGAGATGTTCCTCAACAGCTTGGATAAAAAGGGACAGCGGCTCCTAAACTTTCTTAAAACTGTTGGTGGAGACAGGAAGAAGCAAGTACTGCAAGCTGCTGCAAAGCTTGAAGTTATGAGGGGTCAAATTGAGGGCTGTTCTGAAGATTTCAAAGACATGGTGCTGCTCCTGCTTGCCTACTTCGATGATAAGGAGGAGATGATGTTTCATTATGTGGAAGAGTGTTGCTCTGTCGAAGATGTAGAGCTAGACAAGTTACCAGCAACACCCTGCATCATTGTCTGTG gCTCTTCGTGCTACACATCAAAGCTGTTGATGTTGAGCATCGACCAACGGATTACAACTGCACACATTTCTACATTCATCTCAGCAATCTGCATAATGTTTGGCAGTTACTACTGCTTTAACATTCATTATCCTTTGGAGCTGGGTTCTACTCTGGAGTTCCTGCAAAG gTGCTTCTTTGGCATAAACCCAGAGAAGGGCACCAAAGTTGAATGGAGGAAAAACAAAGAACAGCTTCCAGTGAATCCCAGAGTTCTTACACTCATAGCAGACCTTGCGGACTATGAATGGAGAGCAGATTAA